One genomic segment of Eriocheir sinensis breed Jianghai 21 chromosome 66, ASM2467909v1, whole genome shotgun sequence includes these proteins:
- the LOC126987737 gene encoding spidroin-1-like isoform X49: protein MGGLGTVSSKMGGLGTVRSKMGGLGTVRSKMEGLGTVRSKMGGLGTVRSKMGGLSTVRSKMGGLGTVRSKMGGLGTVRSKMGGLGTVRSKMGGLGTVRSKMGGLGTVRSKMGGLGTVRSKMGGLGTVRSKMGGLGTVRSKMGGLGTVSSKMGGLSTVRSKMGGLGTVRSKMGGLGTVRSKMGGLGTVSSKMGGLGTVRSKMGGLGTVRSKMGGLGTVRGKMGGLGTVRGKMGGLGTVSSKMEGLGTVRSKMGGLGTVRSKMGGLGTVRSKMGGLGTVRSKMGGLGTVRSKMGGLGTVRGKMGQHLAENSSCISSININFFLML, encoded by the exons atgggagggttaggaaCAGTTAGcagcaaaatgggagggttaggaacagttaggagcaaaatgggagggttaggtacagttaggagcaaaatggaagggttaggtacagttaggagcaaaatgggagggttag gaacagttaggagcaaaatgggagggttaagtacagttaggagcaaaatgggagggttaggtacagttaggagcaaaatgggagggttaggaacagttaggagcaaaatgggagggttaggtacagttaggagcaaaatgggagggttag gtacagttaggagcaaaatgggagggttaggtacagttaggagcaaaatgggagggttaggaacagttaggagcaaaatgggagggttaggtacagttaggagcaaaatgggagggttaggtacagttaggagcaaaatgggagggttaggtacagttagcagcaaaatgggagggttaagtacagttaggagcaaaatgggagggttaggtacagttaggagcaaaatgggagggttaggtacagttaggagcaaaatgggagggttaggaaCAGTTAGcagcaaaatgggagggttaggtacagttaggagcaaaatgggagggttaggtacagttaggagcaaaatgggagggttaggtacagttaggggcaaaatgggagggttaggtacagttaggggcaaaatgggagggttaggtacagttagcaGCAAAATGgaagggttaggtacagttaggagcaaaatgggagggttaggtacagttaggagcaaaatgggagggttag gtacagttaggagcaaaatgggagggttaggtacagttaggagcaaaatgggagggttaggtacagttaggagcaaaatgggagggttag gtacagttagggGCAAAATGGGACAGCACCTCGCAGAAAACTCTAGTTGCATAAGCAGTAttaatattaacttttttttgatGTTATAG
- the LOC126987737 gene encoding spidroin-1-like isoform X36 has protein sequence MGGLGTVSSKMGGLGTVRSKMGGLGTVRSKMEGLGTVRSKMGGLGTVRSKMGGLGTVRSKMGGLGTVRSKMGGLGTVRSKMGGLGTVRSKMGGLGTVRSKMGGLGTVRSKMGGLGTVRSKMGGLGTVRSKMGGLGTVRSKMGGLGTVRSKMGGLGTVRSKMGGLGTVRSKMGGLGTVSSKMGGLSTVRSKMGGLGTVRSKMGGLGTVRSKMGGLGTVSSKMGGLGTVRSKMGGLGTVRSKMGGLGTVRGKMGGLGTVRGKMGGLGTVSSKMEGLGTVRSKMGGLGTVRSKMGGLGTVRSKMGGLGTVRSKMGGLGTVRSKMGGLGTVRGKMGQHLAENSSCISSININFFLML, from the exons atgggagggttaggaaCAGTTAGcagcaaaatgggagggttaggaacagttaggagcaaaatgggagggttaggtacagttaggagcaaaatggaagggttaggtacagttaggagcaaaatgggagggttaggtacagttaggagcaaaatgggagggttaggtacagttaggagcaaaatgggagggttaggtacagttaggagcaaaatgggagggttaggtacagttaggagcaaaatgggagggttaggtacagttaggagcaaaatgggagggttag gtacagttaggagcaaaatgggagggttaggaacagttaggagcaaaatgggagggttaggtacagttaggagcaaaatgggagggttag gtacagttaggagcaaaatgggagggttaggtacagttaggagcaaaatgggagggttaggaacagttaggagcaaaatgggagggttaggtacagttaggagcaaaatgggagggttaggtacagttaggagcaaaatgggagggttaggtacagttagcagcaaaatgggagggttaagtacagttaggagcaaaatgggagggttaggtacagttaggagcaaaatgggagggttaggtacagttaggagcaaaatgggagggttaggaaCAGTTAGcagcaaaatgggagggttaggtacagttaggagcaaaatgggagggttaggtacagttaggagcaaaatgggagggttaggtacagttaggggcaaaatgggagggttaggtacagttaggggcaaaatgggagggttaggtacagttagcaGCAAAATGgaagggttaggtacagttaggagcaaaatgggagggttaggtacagttaggagcaaaatgggagggttag gtacagttaggagcaaaatgggagggttaggtacagttaggagcaaaatgggagggttaggtacagttaggagcaaaatgggagggttag gtacagttagggGCAAAATGGGACAGCACCTCGCAGAAAACTCTAGTTGCATAAGCAGTAttaatattaacttttttttgatGTTATAG
- the LOC126987737 gene encoding spidroin-1-like isoform X30, translated as MGGLGTVSSKMGGLGTVRSKMGGLGTVRSKMEGLGTVRSKMGGLGTVRSKMGGLGTVRSKMGGLGTVRSKMGGLGTVRSKMGGLGTVRSKMGGLGTVRSKMGGLGTVRSKMGGLGTVRSKMGGLGTVRSKMGGLGTVRSKMGGLGTVRSKMGGLGTVRSKMGGLGTVRSKMGGLGTVRSKMGGLGTVRSKMGGLGTVRSKMGGLGTVRSKMGGLGTVRSKMGGLGTVRSKMGGLGTVRSKMGGLGTVRSKMGGLGTVRSKMGGLGTVRSKMGGLGTVRSKMGGLGTVRSKMGGLGTVRGKMGGLGTVRSKMGGLGTVRGKMGGLGTVRSKMGGLGTVRGKMGGLGTVRGKMGQHLAENSSCISSININFFLML; from the exons atgggagggttaggaaCAGTTAGcagcaaaatgggagggttaggaacagttaggagcaaaatgggagggttaggtacagttaggagcaaaatggaagggttaggtacagttaggagcaaaatgggagggttaggtacagttaggagcaaaatgggagggttaggtacagttaggagcaaaatgggagggttaggtacagttaggagcaaaatgggagggttaggtacagttaggagcaaaatgggagggttaggtacagttaggagcaaaatgggagggttag gtacagttaggagcaaaatgggagggttaggaacagttaggagcaaaatgggagggttaggtacagttaggagcaaaatgggagggttag gtacagttaggagcaaaatgggagggttaggtacagttaggagcaaaatgggagggttaggaacagttaggagcaaaatgggagggttaggaacagttaggagcaaaatgggagggttaggtacagttaggagcaaaatgggagggttaggtacagttaggagcaaaatgggagggttaggtacagttaggagcaaaatgggagggttaggtacagttaggagcaaaatgggagggttaggtacagttaggagcaaaatgggagggttaggtacagttaggagcaaaatgggagggttaggtacagttaggagcaaaatgggagggttaggtacagttaggagcaaaatgggagggttaggtacagttaggagcaaaatgggagggttag gaacagttaggagcaaaatgggagggttaggtacagttaggagcaaaatgggagggttaggtacagttaggagcaaaatgggagggttaggaacagttaggagcaaaatgggagggttag gaaCAGTTAGgggcaaaatgggagggttaggtacagttaggagcaaaatgggagggttaggaaCAGTTAGgggcaaaatgggagggttaggtacagttaggagcaaaatgggagggttaggtacagttaggggcaaaatgggagggttaggtacagttagggGCAAAATGGGACAGCACCTCGCAGAAAACTCTAGTTGCATAAGCAGTAttaatattaacttttttttgatGTTATAG
- the LOC126987737 gene encoding spidroin-1-like isoform X8 gives MGGLGTVSSKMGGLGTVRSKMGGLGTVRSKMEGLGTVRSKMGGLGTVRSKMGGLGTVRSKMGGLGTVRSKMGGLGTVRSKMGGLGTVRSKMGGLGTVRSKMGGLGTVRSKMGGLGTVRSKMGGLGTVRSKMGGLGTVRSKMGGLGTVRSKMGGLGTVRSKMGGLGTVRSKMGGLGTVRSKMGGLGTVRSKMGGLGTVRSKMGGLGTVRSKMGGLGTVRSKMGGLGTVRSKMGGLGTVRSKMGGLGTVRSKMGGLGTVRSKMGGLGTVRSKMGGLGTVRSKMGGLGTVRSKMGGLGTVRSKMGGLGTVRSKMGGLGTVSSKMGGLSTVRSKMGGLGTVRSKMGGLGTVRSKMGGLGTVSSKMGGLGTVRSKMGGLGTVRSKMGGLGTVRGKMGGLGTVRSKMGGLGTVRGKMGGLGTVRGKMGQHLAENSSCISSININFFLML, from the exons atgggagggttaggaaCAGTTAGcagcaaaatgggagggttaggaacagttaggagcaaaatgggagggttaggtacagttaggagcaaaatggaagggttaggtacagttaggagcaaaatgggagggttaggtacagttaggagcaaaatgggagggttaggtacagttaggagcaaaatgggagggttaggtacagttaggagcaaaatgggagggttaggtacagttaggagcaaaatgggagggttaggtacagttaggagcaaaatgggagggttag gtacagttaggagcaaaatgggagggttaggaacagttaggagcaaaatgggagggttaggtacagttaggagcaaaatgggagggttag gtacagttaggagcaaaatgggagggttaggtacagttaggagcaaaatgggagggttaggaacagttaggagcaaaatgggagggttaggaacagttaggagcaaaatgggagggttaggtacagttaggagcaaaatgggagggttaggtacagttaggagcaaaatgggagggttaggtacagttaggagcaaaatgggagggttaggtacagttaggagcaaaatgggagggttaggtacagttaggagcaaaatgggagggttaggtacagttaggagcaaaatgggagggttaggtacagttaggagcaaaatgggagggttaggtacagttaggagcaaaatgggagggttaggtacagttaggagcaaaatgggagggttag gaacagttaggagcaaaatgggagggttaggtacagttaggagcaaaatgggagggttaggtacagttaggagcaaaatgggagggttaggaacagttaggagcaaaatgggagggttaggtacagttaggagcaaaatgggagggttaggtacagttaggagcaaaatgggagggttaggtacagttagcagcaaaatgggagggttaagtacagttaggagcaaaatgggagggttaggtacagttaggagcaaaatgggagggttaggtacagttaggagcaaaatgggagggttaggaaCAGTTAGcagcaaaatgggagggttaggtacagttaggagcaaaatgggagggttaggtacagttaggagcaaaatgggagggttaggtacagttaggggcaaaatgggagggttag gtacagttaggagcaaaatgggagggttaggtacagttaggggcaaaatgggagggttaggtacagttagggGCAAAATGGGACAGCACCTCGCAGAAAACTCTAGTTGCATAAGCAGTAttaatattaacttttttttgatGTTATAG
- the LOC126987737 gene encoding spidroin-1-like isoform X48 yields the protein MGGLGTVSSKMGGLGTVRSKMGGLGTVRSKMEGLGTVRSKMGGLGTVRSKMGGLSTVRSKMGGLGTVRSKMGGLGTVRSKMGGLGTVRSKMGGLGTVRSKMGGLGTVRSKMGGLGTVRSKMGGLGTVRSKMGGLGTVRSKMGGLGTVRSKMGGLGTVSSKMGGLSTVRSKMGGLGTVRSKMGGLGTVRSKMGGLGTVSSKMGGLGTVRSKMGGLGTVRSKMGGLGTVRGKMGGLGTVRGKMGGLGTVSSKMEGLGTVRSKMGGLGTVRSKMGGLGTVRSKMGGLGTVRSKMGGLGTVRSKMGGLGTVRGKMGQHLAENSSCISSININFFLML from the exons atgggagggttaggaaCAGTTAGcagcaaaatgggagggttaggaacagttaggagcaaaatgggagggttaggtacagttaggagcaaaatggaagggttaggtacagttaggagcaaaatgggagggttag gaacagttaggagcaaaatgggagggttaagtacagttaggagcaaaatgggagggttaggtacagttaggagcaaaatgggagggttaggaacagttaggagcaaaatgggagggttaggtacagttaggagcaaaatgggagggttag gaacagttaggagcaaaatgggagggttaggtacagttaggagcaaaatgggagggttaggtacagttaggagcaaaatgggagggttaggaacagttaggagcaaaatgggagggttaggtacagttaggagcaaaatgggagggttaggtacagttaggagcaaaatgggagggttaggtacagttagcagcaaaatgggagggttaagtacagttaggagcaaaatgggagggttaggtacagttaggagcaaaatgggagggttaggtacagttaggagcaaaatgggagggttaggaaCAGTTAGcagcaaaatgggagggttaggtacagttaggagcaaaatgggagggttaggtacagttaggagcaaaatgggagggttaggtacagttaggggcaaaatgggagggttaggtacagttaggggcaaaatgggagggttaggtacagttagcaGCAAAATGgaagggttaggtacagttaggagcaaaatgggagggttaggtacagttaggagcaaaatgggagggttag gtacagttaggagcaaaatgggagggttaggtacagttaggagcaaaatgggagggttaggtacagttaggagcaaaatgggagggttag gtacagttagggGCAAAATGGGACAGCACCTCGCAGAAAACTCTAGTTGCATAAGCAGTAttaatattaacttttttttgatGTTATAG
- the LOC126987737 gene encoding spidroin-1-like isoform X3, whose translation MGGLGTVSSKMGGLGTVRSKMGGLGTVRSKMEGLGTVRSKMGGLGTVRSKMGGLGTVRSKMGGLGTVRSKMGGLGTVRSKMGGLGTVRSKMGGLGTVRSKMGGLGTVRSKMGGLGTVRSKMGGLGTVRSKMGGLGTVRSKMGGLGTVRSKMGGLGTVRSKMGGLGTVRSKMGGLGTVRSKMGGLGTVRSKMGGLGTVRSKMGGLGTVRSKMGGLGTVRSKMGGLGTVRSKMGGLGTVRSKMGGLGTVRSKMGGLGTVRSKMGGLGTVRSKMGGLGTVRSKMGGLGTVRSKMGGLGTVRSKMGGLGTVRSKMGGLGTVSSKMGGLSTVRSKMGGLGTVRSKMGGLGTVRSKMGGLGTVSSKMGGLGTVRSKMGGLGTVRSKMGGLGTVRGKMGGLGTVRSKMGGLGTVRGKMGGLGTVRSKMGGLGTVRGKMGGLGTVRGKMGQHLAENSSCISSININFFLML comes from the exons atgggagggttaggaaCAGTTAGcagcaaaatgggagggttaggaacagttaggagcaaaatgggagggttaggtacagttaggagcaaaatggaagggttaggtacagttaggagcaaaatgggagggttaggtacagttaggagcaaaatgggagggttaggtacagttaggagcaaaatgggagggttaggtacagttaggagcaaaatgggagggttaggtacagttaggagcaaaatgggagggttaggtacagttaggagcaaaatgggagggttag gtacagttaggagcaaaatgggagggttaggaacagttaggagcaaaatgggagggttaggtacagttaggagcaaaatgggagggttag gtacagttaggagcaaaatgggagggttaggtacagttaggagcaaaatgggagggttaggaacagttaggagcaaaatgggagggttaggaacagttaggagcaaaatgggagggttaggtacagttaggagcaaaatgggagggttaggtacagttaggagcaaaatgggagggttaggtacagttaggagcaaaatgggagggttaggtacagttaggagcaaaatgggagggttaggtacagttaggagcaaaatgggagggttaggtacagttaggagcaaaatgggagggttaggtacagttaggagcaaaatgggagggttaggtacagttaggagcaaaatgggagggttaggtacagttaggagcaaaatgggagggttag gaacagttaggagcaaaatgggagggttaggtacagttaggagcaaaatgggagggttaggtacagttaggagcaaaatgggagggttaggaacagttaggagcaaaatgggagggttaggtacagttaggagcaaaatgggagggttaggtacagttaggagcaaaatgggagggttaggtacagttagcagcaaaatgggagggttaagtacagttaggagcaaaatgggagggttaggtacagttaggagcaaaatgggagggttaggtacagttaggagcaaaatgggagggttaggaaCAGTTAGcagcaaaatgggagggttaggtacagttaggagcaaaatgggagggttaggtacagttaggagcaaaatgggagggttaggtacagttaggggcaaaatgggagggttag gtacagttaggagcaaaatgggagggttaggaaCAGTTAGgggcaaaatgggagggttaggtacagttaggagcaaaatgggagggttaggtacagttaggggcaaaatgggagggttaggtacagttagggGCAAAATGGGACAGCACCTCGCAGAAAACTCTAGTTGCATAAGCAGTAttaatattaacttttttttgatGTTATAG
- the LOC126987737 gene encoding spidroin-1-like isoform X15 gives MGGLGTVSSKMGGLGTVRSKMGGLGTVRSKMEGLGTVRSKMGGLGTVRSKMGGLGTVRSKMGGLGTVRSKMGGLGTVRSKMGGLGTVRSKMGGLGTVRSKMGGLGTVRSKMGGLGTVRSKMGGLGTVRSKMGGLGTVRSKMGGLGTVRSKMGGLGTVRSKMGGLGTVRSKMGGLGTVRSKMGGLGTVRSKMGGLGTVRSKMGGLGTVRSKMGGLGTVRSKMGGLGTVRSKMGGLGTVRSKMGGLGTVRSKMGGLGTVRSKMGGLGTVRSKMGGLGTVRSKMGGLGTVRSKMGGLGTVRSKMGGLGTVRSKMGGLGTVSSKMGGLSTVRSKMGGLGTVRSKMGGLGTVRSKMGGLGTVSSKMGGLGTVRSKMGGLGTVRSKMGGLGTVRGKMGQHLAENSSCISSININFFLML, from the exons atgggagggttaggaaCAGTTAGcagcaaaatgggagggttaggaacagttaggagcaaaatgggagggttaggtacagttaggagcaaaatggaagggttaggtacagttaggagcaaaatgggagggttaggtacagttaggagcaaaatgggagggttaggtacagttaggagcaaaatgggagggttaggtacagttaggagcaaaatgggagggttaggtacagttaggagcaaaatgggagggttaggtacagttaggagcaaaatgggagggttag gtacagttaggagcaaaatgggagggttaggaacagttaggagcaaaatgggagggttaggtacagttaggagcaaaatgggagggttag gtacagttaggagcaaaatgggagggttaggtacagttaggagcaaaatgggagggttaggaacagttaggagcaaaatgggagggttaggaacagttaggagcaaaatgggagggttaggtacagttaggagcaaaatgggagggttaggtacagttaggagcaaaatgggagggttaggtacagttaggagcaaaatgggagggttaggtacagttaggagcaaaatgggagggttaggtacagttaggagcaaaatgggagggttaggtacagttaggagcaaaatgggagggttaggtacagttaggagcaaaatgggagggttaggtacagttaggagcaaaatgggagggttaggtacagttaggagcaaaatgggagggttag gaacagttaggagcaaaatgggagggttaggtacagttaggagcaaaatgggagggttaggtacagttaggagcaaaatgggagggttaggaacagttaggagcaaaatgggagggttaggtacagttaggagcaaaatgggagggttaggtacagttaggagcaaaatgggagggttaggtacagttagcagcaaaatgggagggttaagtacagttaggagcaaaatgggagggttaggtacagttaggagcaaaatgggagggttaggtacagttaggagcaaaatgggagggttaggaaCAGTTAGcagcaaaatgggagggttaggtacagttaggagcaaaatgggagggttaggtacagttaggagcaaaatgggagggttag gtacagttagggGCAAAATGGGACAGCACCTCGCAGAAAACTCTAGTTGCATAAGCAGTAttaatattaacttttttttgatGTTATAG
- the LOC126987737 gene encoding spidroin-1-like isoform X50, giving the protein MGGLGTVSSKMGGLGTVRSKMGGLGTVRSKMEGLGTVRSKMGGLGTVRSKMGGLSTVRSKMGGLGTVRSKMGGLGTVRSKMGGLGTVRSKMGGLGTVRSKMGGLGTVRSKMGGLGTVRSKMGGLGTVRSKMGGLGTVSSKMGGLSTVRSKMGGLGTVRSKMGGLGTVRSKMGGLGTVSSKMGGLGTVRSKMGGLGTVRSKMGGLGTVRGKMGGLGTVRGKMGGLGTVSSKMEGLGTVRSKMGGLGTVRSKMGGLGTVRSKMGGLGTVRSKMGGLGTVRSKMGGLGTVRGKMGQHLAENSSCISSININFFLML; this is encoded by the exons atgggagggttaggaaCAGTTAGcagcaaaatgggagggttaggaacagttaggagcaaaatgggagggttaggtacagttaggagcaaaatggaagggttaggtacagttaggagcaaaatgggagggttag gaacagttaggagcaaaatgggagggttaagtacagttaggagcaaaatgggagggttaggtacagttaggagcaaaatgggagggttaggaacagttaggagcaaaatgggagggttag gtacagttaggagcaaaatgggagggttaggtacagttaggagcaaaatgggagggttaggaacagttaggagcaaaatgggagggttaggtacagttaggagcaaaatgggagggttaggtacagttaggagcaaaatgggagggttaggtacagttagcagcaaaatgggagggttaagtacagttaggagcaaaatgggagggttaggtacagttaggagcaaaatgggagggttaggtacagttaggagcaaaatgggagggttaggaaCAGTTAGcagcaaaatgggagggttaggtacagttaggagcaaaatgggagggttaggtacagttaggagcaaaatgggagggttaggtacagttaggggcaaaatgggagggttaggtacagttaggggcaaaatgggagggttaggtacagttagcaGCAAAATGgaagggttaggtacagttaggagcaaaatgggagggttaggtacagttaggagcaaaatgggagggttag gtacagttaggagcaaaatgggagggttaggtacagttaggagcaaaatgggagggttaggtacagttaggagcaaaatgggagggttag gtacagttagggGCAAAATGGGACAGCACCTCGCAGAAAACTCTAGTTGCATAAGCAGTAttaatattaacttttttttgatGTTATAG
- the LOC126987737 gene encoding spidroin-1-like isoform X13: MGGLGTVSSKMGGLGTVRSKMGGLGTVRSKMEGLGTVRSKMGGLGTVRSKMGGLSTVRSKMGGLGTVRSKMGGLGTVRSKMGGLGTVRSKMGGLGTVRSKMGGLGTVRSKMGGLGTVRSKMGGLGTVRSKMGGLGTVRSKMGGLGTVRSKMGGLGTVRSKMGGLGTVRSKMGGLGTVRSKMGGLGTVRSKMGGLGTVRSKMGGLGTVRSKMGGLGTVRSKMGGLGTVRSKMGGLGTVRSKMGGLGTVSSKMGGLSTVRSKMGGLGTVRSKMGGLGTVRSKMGGLGTVSSKMGGLGTVRSKMGGLGTVRSKMGGLGTVRGKMGGLGTVRGKMGGLGTVSSKMEGLGTVRSKMGGLGTVRSKMGGLGTVRSKMGGLGTVRSKMGGLGTVRSKMGGLGTVRGKMGQHLAENSSCISSININFFLML, from the exons atgggagggttaggaaCAGTTAGcagcaaaatgggagggttaggaacagttaggagcaaaatgggagggttaggtacagttaggagcaaaatggaagggttaggtacagttaggagcaaaatgggagggttag gaacagttaggagcaaaatgggagggttaagtacagttaggagcaaaatgggagggttaggtacagttaggagcaaaatgggagggttaggaacagttaggagcaaaatgggagggttaggtacagttaggagcaaaatgggagggttag gtacagttaggagcaaaatgggagggttaggtacagttaggagcaaaatgggagggttaggtacagttaggagcaaaatgggagggttaggtacagttaggagcaaaatgggagggttaggtacagttaggagcaaaatgggagggttaggtacagttaggagcaaaatgggagggttaggtacagttaggagcaaaatgggagggttaggtacagttaggagcaaaatgggagggttaggtacagttaggagcaaaatgggagggttag gaacagttaggagcaaaatgggagggttaggtacagttaggagcaaaatgggagggttaggtacagttaggagcaaaatgggagggttaggaacagttaggagcaaaatgggagggttaggtacagttaggagcaaaatgggagggttaggtacagttaggagcaaaatgggagggttaggtacagttagcagcaaaatgggagggttaagtacagttaggagcaaaatgggagggttaggtacagttaggagcaaaatgggagggttaggtacagttaggagcaaaatgggagggttaggaaCAGTTAGcagcaaaatgggagggttaggtacagttaggagcaaaatgggagggttaggtacagttaggagcaaaatgggagggttaggtacagttaggggcaaaatgggagggttaggtacagttaggggcaaaatgggagggttaggtacagttagcaGCAAAATGgaagggttaggtacagttaggagcaaaatgggagggttaggtacagttaggagcaaaatgggagggttag gtacagttaggagcaaaatgggagggttaggtacagttaggagcaaaatgggagggttaggtacagttaggagcaaaatgggagggttag gtacagttagggGCAAAATGGGACAGCACCTCGCAGAAAACTCTAGTTGCATAAGCAGTAttaatattaacttttttttgatGTTATAG